A genome region from Populus alba chromosome 5, ASM523922v2, whole genome shotgun sequence includes the following:
- the LOC118029980 gene encoding uncharacterized protein — protein MWFLSGRVTLYSALLEDIFSLLSLPHSSFLLIRSSLCDPSPVPSLYFRVIFLDSTNHLYTYFSFVEFKHIGVLSSFFTSFFFPSQHPLPSKVLGLHSIFSLMASNSLNSSRNCSSSWTPKQNKLFEKALALYDKDTPDRWHNVAKAVGGKSAEEVERHYEILIKDVREIESGRVPFPNYRSTNASVASSR, from the coding sequence ATGTGGTTCCTAAGTGGACGAGTCACGCTATATTCTGCTCTTTTGGAAGATATATTCTCCCTGCTGTCTTTACCCCACTCCTCTTTCCTGCTTATAAGGAGCTCCCTCTGTGATCCCTCTCCCGTGCCTTCCCTTTACTTCCGAGTCATCTTCCTTGACTCAACAAACCATCTTTACACTTATTTCTCTTTTGTCGAATTCAAGCATATTGGGGTTCTGAGCTCGTTttttacctcttttttttttcccagtcaACACCCTTTACCTTCAAAAGTGCTAGGACTGCACTCGATTTTTTCACTAATGGCGTCCAATTCTCTCAACTCTTCACGTAACTGTAGTTCCTCTTGGACCCCCAAGCAAAACAAACTATTCGAAAAGGCCCTGGCTTTGTATGACAAGGACACCCCTGACCGCTGGCATAATGTCGCCAAAGCTGTGGGTGGGAAATCTGCAGAGGAAGTGGAGAGGCACTATGAAATTCTCATCAAGGATGTCAGGGAAATTGAGTCTGGTCGGGTTCCATTCCCTAATTACAGGTCAACTAATGCATCGGTGGCAAGCTCAAGGTGA
- the LOC140955621 gene encoding uncharacterized protein, whose amino-acid sequence MSDQFEGNASTAHNEPFNTITVNLSDDSSSCYYLHPSDNPGALLVSEIFAGDNYIAWSRSMTIALTVKNKISFIDGSLKQPNTNNQLLRVAWLRSNNLVLSWLMNSIAKDIRSSLLYFTSAFDIWEELRVRYLRSDGPRVFSLEKSLSSISQNSKTITDYFSEFKSLWDEYISFRPIPNCKCGNLDSCSCNILQYLTDRQQSDYVMKFLVGLHDSFSAIRSQLLLQTPLPSMGKVFSLLLQEESQRSLTNTVGISVDSHAMAAGQYHNHNHRPGSTYVPRFLKQKGKPEATCSHCGYPGHLVDKCFQIIGYPPGWKGPKGKRIATMPHINRNYQTPPIAQNAVVSEQKQEPPNIIFSQEQMQNLLTLANSISNSKLHHSAKEQESASGISFSCHTNFSPQNKFTWILDTGATDHMICNPILFESIVLPTKQKQVHLPNGHKVPIAFTGTVKFSSTIILHNALYVPSFNINLISVSRLTADNKIGLFFLHTKCYLQDLNTWRTIGHAEAESGLYHIHRTSNQSPAYSSPTSFITSFSPPPSQSTPQHSVPSVNLPSQNSAPSPTNLPQHAVSQLRRSARNTHPPHYLQQYHCGNMAQVSSENPHLSHCFNPGKPYSILSYLSSSQLSSQHRAFTSSVSLTFEPKTYNQACSIPHWQQAMTNEITALEQNHTWDLVILPPNKSVIGCKWVYKVKFQANGQIERYKARLVAKGYTQQEGIDFFDTYSPVAKMTTVRVFLTIAAVNNWHLHQLDIDNAFLHGDLYEEVYMHLPPGYSTPHDPRVCKLKKSLYGLKQASRQWFSKLSTSLLVFGFLQAKSDSSLFIRKTNTTFTAVLIYVDDVIITSNTLTAIHQVKHFLRTTFPIKDLGKLKYFLGIEVARSKQGIILCQRKYALDILADSGFSGAKPVSFPMETTLKLSTHDSSPVLSDPASYRRLIGRLLYLTITRPDISYAIQNLSQYISNPHITHLQAAERVLRYIKATPGQGLLLKADSTFHLKAYSDSDWGGCIDTRRSVTGYLVFLGDSLISWKSKKQPTVSRSSAEAEYRALATTSCELQWLVYLLADFHIPHSQPALLYTDSKPASDIASNPEFYSWSAGSATEDLMESTKERVSLAGEDARAKAEEMKHGAAETMQDAEEKGKSWTGWAYEKFTDGIGLDQENARDGAQNLMDRAGDAASKTTDTMNSVASGNFLLSLLSMPIFQI is encoded by the exons atgtCTGATCAATTTGAAGGAAATGCTTCTACAGCACACAATGAACCATTCAACACCATTACTGTGAATCTATCCGATGATTCCTCCAGCTGCTACTACCTGCACCCTTCTGATAACCCTGGGGCACTTCTTGTTTCTGAAATTTTTGCAGGTGACAACTACATTGCATGGAGCAGATCCATGACTATTGCTCTAACAGTAAAGAACAAGATTTCTTTCATTGATGGTTCTTTAAAGCAGCCAAATACCAACAATCAACTACTACGTGTGGCATGGCTAAGATCAAACAATCTGGTACTGTCATGGCTAATGAACTCCATTGCCAAAGACATTCGCAGCAGTCTTCTATATTTCACATCAGCTTTTGATATTTGGGAAGAATTGAGAGTTAGATATTTGAGAAGTGATGGACCAAGAGTCTTCAGCCTAGAGAAATCCTTAAGTTCTATTTCTCAGAACTCAAAAACAATCACAGATTACTTCAGCGAATTCAAAAGCTTATGGGATGAATATATCAGTTTTCGTCCAATACCAAACTGCAAATGTGGAAATCTTGATTCATGTTCTTGCAACATCCTACAGTACCTAACAGATCGACAACAGTCTGACTATGTGATGAAATTTTTGGTTGGACTTCATGATTCCTTCTCTGCAATTCGAAGCCAATTACTACTTCAAACACCTCTGCCATCCATGGGAAAGGTATTCTCTTTACTTCTTCAAGAAGAAAGTCAAAGGTCTCTAACAAATACAGTAGGAATTTCTGTTGACTCACATGCCATGGCCGCTGGACAATACCATAATCATAATCACAGGCCAGGCTCAACATATGTTCCAcgatttttaaaacaaaagggaaaaccAGAAGCAACTTGCTCCCACTGTGGATATCCAGGACACCTAGTTGATaaatgttttcagatcattggATATCCTCCTGGATGGAAGGGGCCGAAAGGAAAAAGAATTGCTACAATGCCACATATTAACAGAAATTATCAAACACCACCTATTGCACAGAATGCTGTTGTTTcagaacaaaaacaagaacCTCCCAACATCATTTTCTCTCAAGAACAGATGCAAAATCTTCTTACCCTTGCAAATAGCATTTCCAACTCAAAGCTGCATCACTCTGCTAAGGAACAAGAATCTGCATCAGGTATATCGTTTTCTTGTCATACCAACTTTTCACCTCAGAACAAATTTACTTGGATACTTGATACAGGGGCAACAGATCACATGATCTGTAATCCCATCCTTTTTGAATCCATTGTCCTGCCTACAAAACAAAAGCAAGTTCATTTGCCAAATGGCCACAAGGTGCCTATTGCCTTTACAGGAACGGTTAAATTCTCTTCAACTATTATTTTACACAATGCTCTTTATGTACCTTCCTTTAATATTAATCTTATTTCTGTTTCCAGACTAACTGCTGACAACAAGATTGGCTTGTTCTTCCTTCACACAAAGTGTTATTTGCAGGATCTAAACACATGGAGGACGATTGGGCATGCTGAAGCTGAATCTGGTCTATATCACATTCACAGAACTTCTAACCAGTCTCCAGCATACTCATCTCCTACATCTTTCATCACCTCCT TCAGTCCACCACCATCCCAGTCCACCCCTCAACATTCTGTCCCTTCAGTAAACTTGCCTTCCCAAAACTCTGCTCCTTCCCCTACAAACTTACCTCAGCATGCTGTCTCCCAACTCCGAAGGTCTGCAAGAAATACACATCCACCTCATTACTTACAACAATATCATTGTGGAAACATGGCTCAGGTCTCTTCAGAAAACCCACACCTTTCCCATTGCTTCAATCCTGGTAAGCCATACTCAATCTTATCTTACTTATCTTCTTCCCAATTATCATCCCAACATCGAGCTTTCACTTCTTCTGTCTCTTTAACTTTTGAACCCAAGACTTACAACCAAGCTTGCTCTATCCCTCATTGGCAACAAGCCATGACTAATGAAATTACAGCTCTTGAACAGAACCACACCTGGGATTTAGTAATTCTACCTCCTAACAAATCTGTCATTGGATGTAAGTGGgtatataaagttaaattccAAGCTAATGGGCAGATTGAACGCTACAAGGCCAGATTAGTAGCTAAAGGCTACACACAACAAGAGGGCATTGATTTCTTTGATACATACTCTCCTGTTGCGAAAATGACAACTGTTAGAGTTTTTCTCACCATTGCTGCAGTCAACAATTGGCATTTACACCAACTTGACATCGACAATGCCTTCTTACATGGTGACTTATATGAAGAGGTATATATGCATTTACCCCCTGGTTACTCAACTCCTCATGATCCTCGCGTCTGCAAACTCAAAAAGAGCTTATATGGCCTCAAACAAGCTTCAAGACAATGGTTCTCTAAACTGTCTACCTCCTTACTGGTTTTTGGCTTTCTACAAGCTAAATCCGATTCTAGCCTCTTTatcagaaaaacaaacacaaccttCACAGCTGTCTTAATCTATGTTGATGATGTTATCATCACTTCCAACACCCTTACAGCCATTCATCAAGTTAAACATTTCCTTCGCACAACTTTTCCCATCAAAGATCTAGGCAAACTTAAATACTTTTTAGGAATTGAAGTTGCCAGATCTAAACAAGGCATTATTCTTTGTCAAAGAAAATATGCCTTAGATATCCTAGCCGATAGTGGATTCTCTGGGGCTAAACCAGTAAGCTTTCCTATGGAGACCACCCTCAAACTCAGTACCCATGATTCCAGTCCTGTTTTATCTGACCCTGCATCCTATCGTCGCTTAATTGGCAGACTTCTCTACCTCACTATCACACGCCCAGACATATCATATGCCATCCAAAATCTCAGTCAATACATATCCAATCCTCATATCACACATTTACAAGCTGCTGAAAGAGTCCTTCGCTATATCAAAGCAACACCAGGACAAGGATTACTTCTCAAAGCTGATTCTACATTCCATTTAAAAGCATACTCTGATAGTGATTGGGGAGGTTGCATTGATACTAGACGCAGTGTCACTGGATACTTAGTGTTCCTTGGTGATTCTCTCATCTCCTGGAAATCGAAGAAACAACCAACTGTTAGTCGATCCTCAGCAGAAGCTGAATATCGAGCCTTAGCAACTACATCTTGTGAACTTCAATGGCTTGTTTATTTGTTAGCTGATTTTCACATACCACACTCCCAGCCTGCTCTGCTGTACACTGACAGCAAACCTGCTTCTGATATTGCTTCCAATCCA GAATTTTACAGTTGGAGTGCCGGTAGCGCTACTGAGGACTTGATGGAGAGCACGAAGGAGAGAGTGAGTTTGGCAGGGGAGGATGCAAGGGCCAAGGCTGAAGAGATGAAACATGGTGCGGCAGAAACCATGCAAGATGCTGAGGAGAAAGGAAAGTCCTGGACTGGTTGGGCTTATGAAAAGTTCACTGA TGGAATTGGATTGGATCAAGAAAATGCTAGAGATGGGGCTCAAAATCTGATGGATAGAGCTGGAGATGCTGCTTCAAAGACCACAGATACTATGAATTCTGTTGCATccggtaattttttattgtccTTGCTCTCTATGCCAATATTCCAAATTTGA
- the LOC118029808 gene encoding uncharacterized protein → MAHEKAGDIKDFASEKAGRAKQMASNIKASDAKERLSGAMEYGKDNLEDAYDEVKEKWSIAKDKVLDGANNMEDTVGEALRNAKDKAANAYGDASQKMNTVTDEAYDAGERMGEAVNYGRNRASDDSKEAVSGAMEYGRDRAADAYDGAEERMGEAVSYGRNRASDAYKKASNIASDWANDSKEAVSGAMEYGRDRAADAYDVAKKYTKEDSNMVSEKAGDAKDAISEAMWYGKEKASDAYDVAKEEIYRISNIASDKANKAKEASEGAMGSGRGGERDAFDEAKSHIGEAYVSAKDTVTDQAKANYEAAKEKLSKATGDLGDKMRRKSADL, encoded by the coding sequence ATGGCCCATGAGAAGGCGGGTGACATAAAGGACTTTGCCTCAGAGAAAGCCGGCAGAGCCAAGCAAATGGCTTCCAATATTAAAGCTAGTGATGCCAAGGAAAGATTGTCTGGAGCAATGGAATACGGAAAAGATAATCTTGAGGATGCCTATGATGAAGTTAAAGAGAAGTGGAGCATTGCTAAAGACAAGGTTTTAGATGGAGCAAATAACATGGAGGATACGGTGGGTGAAGCATTACGAAATGCGAAAGATAAAGCAGCAAATGCCTATGGTGATGCTAGCCAGAAAATGAACACAGTCACAGATGAGGCTTATGATGCTGGAGAAAGAATGGGGGAAGCAGTGAATTACGGAAGAAATAGAGCATCTGATGATTCCAAAGAGGCTGTATCAGGAGCAATGGAGTACGGAAGAGACCGAGCTGCGGATGCTTATGATGGTGCTGAAGAAAGAATGGGGGAAGCAGTGAGTTACGGAAGAAATAGAGCATCTGATGCCTATAAAAAGGCTTCGAATATTGCCTCGGACTGGGCGAATGATTCCAAAGAGGCTGTATCGGGAGCAATGGAGTACGGAAGAGACCGAGCTGCGGATGCTTATGATGTAGCCAAGAAGTATACAAAAGAGGATTCAAATATGGTTTCAGAAAAGGCAGGTGATGCAAAGGATGCAATTTCAGAAGCAATGTGGTATGGGAAAGAGAAAGCATCTGATGCCTATGATGTAGCCAAAGAGGAGATTTACAGGATTTCAAATATAGCCTCGGACAAGGCTAACAAAGCCAAGGAAGCTTCGGAAGGAGCAATGGGGTCTGGAAGAGGCGGTGAGAGAGATGCTTTTGATGAAGCTAAAAGTCATATCGGGGAGGCGTATGTGTCAGCCAAGGACACTGTGACCGATCAAGCCAAGGCCAATTATGAAGCTGCCAAGGAGAAGCTCTCAAAGGCCACTGGTGATCTTGGAGATAAGATGAGACGGAAGTCTGCTGATCTATGA
- the LOC118029807 gene encoding zinc-finger homeodomain protein 6 has translation MELRGQEKETVMPRSLNYNPPNNRDSSSRIPSAPTRRDHRHTDTVLPHTLDLEHQSLYQQQQQLNPQHQACKPTRDLDLTPDPTQATAPVATTSATNTAPTPSRSISRSPPPTSASSASIIYRECLKNHAASMGGHVLDGCGEFMPGGEEGTPETFKCAACECHRSFHRREIDGAPQCVANSTCYKNSNGKRNILPLPQQLVTSHAPPQSASLHPHQRYHHGTLSTYTTPIAPMMMSFGGGGGGGAAAESSSEDLNMYQSDLQGQSSVQPLISKKRFRTRFSEEQKDQMMEFAEKLGWRIQKQDEQEVQQFCSQVGVKRKVFKVWMHNNKQAMKKKQT, from the coding sequence ATGGAACTAAGAGGCCAAGAAAAGGAAACAGTGATGCCAAGATCCTTGAATTACAATCCACCAAATAATAGAGATTCCTCCTCTAGAATCCCTTCTGCTCCTACAAGAAGAGATCATCGTCACACTGATACAGTATTGCCTCATACCCTTGACCTTGAGCACCAATCTCTttatcagcagcagcagcaattgaATCCGCAACACCAAGCTTGCAAACCCACAAGAGATCTTGACCTAACTCCAGATCCAACACAAGCTACAGCCCCCGTGGCAACTACAAGTGCAACCAACACAGCACCAACTCCAAGTAGATCAATTTCGAGATCACCACCACCAACATCAGCATCTTCGGCATCCATAATATATCGAGAATGTTTGAAGAATCATGCGGCGAGCATGGGAGGACACGTTTTGGACGGATGTGGAGAATTCATGCCTGGCGGTGAGGAGGGTACCCCAGAAACCTTCAAATGTGCAGCTTGTGAATGTCACAGGAGTTTTCATAGAAGAGAGATTGACGGAGCGCCACAATGTGTAGCCAATAGCACTTGCTACAAAAACAGCAATGGCAAAAGAAACATACTACCGCTTCCTCAACAACTTGTCACTTCACATGCTCCGCCACAATCAGCTTCTCTTCATCCGCAtcagagataccatcatggcaCATTGAGTACTTACACCACTCCAATTGCGCCGATGATGATGAGCtttggcggcggcggcggcggcggggCTGCAGCAGAATCATCAAGTGAAGATCTCAATATGTATCAATCAGATTTGCAAGGGCAGTCGTCGGTGCAGCCATTGATATCGAAAAAGAGGTTTAGGACAAGGTTCAGCGAAGAACAGAAGGACCAGATGATGGAATTTGCTGAGAAGTTGGGATGGAGGATACAAAAGCAAGATGAGCAAGAGGTGCAGCAGTTTTGCTCCCAAGTGGGTGTAAAGAGAAAAGTATTCAAAGTTTGGATGCACAACAATAAACAAGCCATGAAGAAGAAGCAAACGTAA